The Sedimentibacter sp. zth1 DNA segment ATGCACTACAACGTAATCAATAAATTCATTAGGCATATTAGCTAATCTATATGAAAAACAAAGACTATTTTTGTAGCTACAGCTACCCCACCTTGTTTTTGCAGATGTTATTTTAATACCAGTTGGATTTACATTCATCATTTTACTGAAATACTCAACTTTTTTTGGTATGATTTTTTTAGCTAAAAGCTTTAATTTCAGTATTTCTTCAGTTGTTAATTCTTTGAAGTCATTTTTTGAAATTTTGTTTTTCATTATTACTAAGTGTTTTTCAATCCATTTATTATTTTTAAGCACAAATTTTTCTATATCCATTGTAGACATTATAATTGGTGCTCTAACAATAATTTCAAGACTTTTATTGATAGATAACTCTATAGTTTTTCTATTTGAACGTATTAGTGTGTAATCATATTTTTGCATTAATGTGCACCTCTAAGTAACATTTTATAGTATTATTGCTTAATAGCTATTATCTTCCCATTTCATTATTAGCGAATAATATAATTGATGATGCAACTATACCTGCTGTTTCAGTTCTTAAAATTCTCTTACCAAGAGTTACAATATCTGCTCCGATCTCTTGAAGCTTAGCTATCTCATTTTCATCAAATCCGCCTTCAGGACCTATTATAATGTAATATTTGTCTTTTCCTGATGTTAATGCTTCTTTTAACGTCTTATTACCTTCTAACTCATATGGAACTATAATTTGAGCATTCTCGTCCTTTATTTTAGCAATTAATTCTTTCAAAGTCATAACATCAAATACATTAGGAACTATATTTCTTTTACTTTGTTTGGAAGATTCATGCGCTACCTTTCTCCATCTTTCTAGTTTCTTTAATTCTCTAGATTTATCATTTAATTTCACAACACATCTCTCAGTAATTAAGGGAATAAAGCTTTTTACACCAACCTCTACATTTTGCTGTATGATATCTTCCATCTTAGCTTGTTTAGGCAAGCCCTGTACTAAAGTAATATGAATATTTGATTCATTATTTATATCTGTTTTATGATTAAATTTACATACAATTTCGTCATTAATAAAATCCAATATATTATAAACATATTCAGCTTCTTCTGTAACAATGGCAACCTCTTGACCAATTTCAGCACGCAAAGTATTTTTAAGATGTTTTGCATCAGTACCTTTTATATTAACTATCTGATTAATTATTTTGCTTTCATTAGTAAAATATCTAAACATTTTTCACCTCTATTTGTATAGTGCAGTAATAGACACCCAGTCTTCTTTCTGTCTAGTTTCAAGAATTTCAAAACCAATATTTTTAAGTGTTTCTTTAACTTTGTCTACATATTTTTCTATTATACCAGATGTAACCAAAATACCGCCTTGTTTTAAAAATTTTGGAAAGCTATCGCTCATTGCTATAATAATATCTGCAATGATATTTACAGCAATCATGTCATATTGATTGTATCCTATAGTATCTTGTAGTCTTTCATCCTCAATTACATTACCACAGTATGTTGTAAATTTATCTTCATGAATTCCATTTACAAGTGCATTTTCCCTAGCTATTCTAACTGCATTTTCATCAATGTCTACACCAACAACATTTTTTGCTCCCAATAAAATTGAAGCAATGGAAAGTATTCCGCTTCCACAACCCATATCTAAGATTTTCATATCTTTTTTGATGTATTTTTCAATTTGTTCAATACATAACTGAGTCGTAAAATGCTGTCCTGTACCAAAGCTTGCTCCAGGGTCAATTTCCAACACTACTCTATCTGTATCGTTTTCAACAGTTTCCCAAGTTGGTTTAATAATAATATGCTTACCAACCTCAAAAGGCTTGAAAAACTGTTTCCAATTATTTGCCCAATCTTCATCATTTACGGTATTCATCTGAAGATTTAAACTTCCCATATCAATACCAAAACTATCATTTTTTAAATTATCTATTTCACTTTTCAAGGCTAAAAGTTGTTTTTCACCTTGTTCATCTTCATTCAAGTATAATTTAACTCTACTAGGACAATTTTTCATATTATTTAAACTTTCATCATAATAATCCCAATTCATAGTTTTACTTTCTAAAAACTCTTCAAATACACTAGCATCTTCAATAATTACTTCAGTAATATCAAGCTTTAATAAAATAGCATTTAGTATTTCTAAACCTTGCGATGTTGTTTCTATAATAATCTCATTAAATTTCATGTGTTTCTCCTATCTTAAAACAATTATGTTATCCATAAATATATAATATACAAACATTTTTGTCAAATATTTAAAAATTATGTGTAATAATTTAAAATTTTGGATATAATAAACAAGTCGAGAGTAAAATAATGAATTAATATAAAAAATGCCCTATAGTACAATCATAGCGCATTTTTTATTTTTTGTTATTCATTATAATTTTATATAATAAATGATATAGCTATAATATAAGCTATGTAAACAGCAATCATTATAATTCCTTGAACTCGGTGTAATTTTTCTTTAAACAATGTTGGAATAACAAATATACCCATCACTGCGAAGCAAACAGGTATGTCAATCATAAATGTTTGTTTAGCAATTGGTAAAGAACCACCTGATAACAAAGCACACACTGGTAAAATAATTGTAACATCAATTATATTTGCACCTAAAATATTACCTAATCCTAAAGAACCTTGCTTTTTAACAATAGAAATAATTGTTGTAATCAATTCTGGCAATGAAGTTCCAATTGCAATAACTGTTAAACCAATTACACTTTCAGATATTCCTATAATTCTAGCAAGTTCACTACCATTATCTACGAGTAATCTTGCGCCAATAACAATACCTGCTGCACCACCAATAAATTTTAAAGCATTAATTACAATATCTTTTTTACCATAAATCATATGTTTTTCATTCGATATTTCAGATTTAGCTGATTTTACATTTTCTATGATAAATATAAAAAACATTGCTAATAAAACAAGACTTCCGCCTAATTTCAATTCACCACTAAGCGATAGTAATAACAATGATAAACAAGATACAATCATCAAAATACCTTTAAAAGCAAAACTTTTTCTTTTAACAACTGCCGGTATACAAACTATTGAGATACCCATAACTAAGCCTGTATTGCATGTAACAGAGCCAATTGCATTTCCTATAGCCATTCCTACTTTTCCATCAACTGCAGCCATAGCGGATACAATTAATTCTGGAAGAGTTGTGGCTAAACTTACGACTGTAGCACCAACTATAAACTTTGGAATACCCGAAACTTCCGCAATCCAAGTAGCTGCGTCAACAAAGTAATCTCCACCTTTTAAAATTAGTATAATACCTAAAACAAATAAAAGTATTACAATAAAAATTTCCATAAATAGACCTCCAATAATATTTTGCCCATAAAGATAAAAAAAACTCTTAGCATTATAATATAATGCCAAAAGTCTCGTTTCCTTAAAAAAAATCAATTAAGGTGTATAACCACCGATTGAAAAATCAGATGATGTTGATTATACAACATAACTACTCCCTTTTGCTTATATGAGTATAACTTATATAGGAAATTATGTCAATAAATAATTTTGATGTGGAGTTGCGTAGCAACTTTTTTATACAATCTTATTCACATAATATGTTTAAATCAATAAATTTACATACGCCATCATTGTCATTGTTTTCTGCAATATATTTAGCTGAATTCAACACGTTATTAATTGCGTTTTCAACAGCTACACCATATCCGCAATATTTAACCATTTCTTCATCGTCATTATCATCGCCAAATGCAGCTATTTCATCTAATGAAATATTATAATATTCTGCTAATGTTTTTATACCATTTAGCTTGGTAGCTTGATTAGACAATATTTGAAATAAATAACCTGCTGCAATTTTTCCATATAAATTTGAAGGCAAAAGGTTGATTATTTTTTGCAGTTCCACGTCATTTTCAACAGTAAGCAATATTTTGTCTGCCTCAAGGCTAAATTCTTTAAAATCAGTAATTATGTTGTTGGTAACTGTTCCGAATACATTTTCTATATCAAAATTAGAAAATATTATGTCATCTGACTCAACTGATAATTTACAGTCTGGATATATATTTATTATTTTTTGGATTAAATCAAAAGTTATCTTATTACTAATTGTGTTTTTTTCTAACACTTTCCCATCTATTGTAATTAGCGCACCATTTAAACAAATTATATCATTGCAACCAATTTGTTTAGCATACTCAATTGTTGCTCTATATGGTCTTGCAGTTGCAATTACGAGTTTTATACCATTACGCTTACATCTATTTAAAATTTTTAATGAATAATCTGAAATTGTTTTATCTGTTCTCAGGAGAGTTCTGTCTAAATCCATAACTATCATTTTAGTTTTCATTTTTATTCCTCCAACTATTATTGTAATTATAAAATTTTGTGTGTATTATTTAGAATACAACGTTTTCCTTTGCTTGTCAATAATAGTTTTTTAAAATTACATTGTAGAAATTTATATAATAATGGTGTATTATATTTATATATAAAAAATACAGGAGATTAATTATGAAAAATATTGTACCTACAATTGCAGCAATTCATGATATTTCAGGTTATGGTAGATGTTCTACAACTGTTGCTTTACCTATTTTATCTGCTCTTGGTTGCCAAGTATGTCCTTTACCTACTGCAATACTTAGTAATCATACAGGATATAAGGATTTTTTCTTTTTTGACTATACTGATTATTTAGAAGAATATTATAAACATTGGGAAATCAATAATTTCAAATTTGATTGTATGTATAGTGGATTTCTAGGCTCTCAAAAACAAATTGAAATTATAACAGATATAATTGAAAGAATGAAAAAAAATAATAATACCTTGATTGTTGTTGATCCTGTTATGGGTGACCATGGCGAGGTCTATTCTACATATACAAAAGAATTAATAGAAAAAATGAATGAGCTTGTAAAACATGCTGATATAATAACTCCAAATTTGACTGAGGTATGTATTTTGCTCAATATCAAATATGAATCAACTAATTTATCGATTGAAACATTAAAGGACTATTTGTATAAATTGAGCACTATCGGCCCAAATACGGTGCTTATAACAGGTGTAAAAACTGTAGACAATGAGTTTGTAAATGTATGCTATGATAAAAAAGAAAATAAATATTACAAAATACCTTATGAAAATATTGATATTAAATATCCTGGAACAGGAGATTTATTTACCTCATTATTTGTTGGATATTTGTTTAAGGGATTAAAATTACCCGAAGCTATAGAAAAAGCTTCAAAATTTGTTACATTGGCTGTTAAAACTACTTCAAAATATGATGTAGATATAAACAATGGTGTATTGTTTGAGCTAATAATGAAAGATTTGTTTAATGAAAATAATATTTATAATTATTTAGTAATTTAATACGTGAAAAAGGTATTACTCTACAACCAACTTAGTAAAGTAATACCTTTTTATATATTTAACTTTGTAATATAAATTATTTATAAATTATAATTTCCATAAATCTACGCAAAACTGCACTCACCTGTGCCCTTGTAGCTGTTCCTTTAGGTTTAAATTTAAAATTACCAGTACCATTAATTATTCCAGCTTGCTGCATTGCAAATATAGCTTCTTTTGACCAATTACTAAAATTGTTAACATCATTAAATAAATATTTTTCGCTCATAACTGGTATTTCATATCCTGAATATTGTGCAAATTTATACATCATTACTGACATTTCTTCTCTAGTAATTGGTTTATCAGGTGAAAAATTATTATTTCCTACACCAGTAGCAATATTGGCTTTAACTGCCCATTCAATATATGGTGTATAATATTTGTTTTCGTCAACATCTTCAAAACCACTTTTAACAGATCCTTCTAAATCTACATCTACATCAAGATATAACCTTGCAAGTCTTCCTAAAACTGTTACAAACATTCCTCTTGTCATTTCGTTATTTGGTAAAAATGTGTCATTATTATACCCTGAGAAAATACCTAATTCTATCATAAAATCAATGTCTATTTCTGCCCAATGATTAACGGTATCTCGGTAGCATTTTGAATTATTATTTCTACCAAGACCTACTATTCCTAGTTTATCTGTTTTCAAAATAAAGTATTTACTATTTTCTTCATAATCATAATTTTTACAATAAACTACTCTATTATTATCATCTATTATTACAAAAAATATACTATCCTGTCTTCTATTATTATCTTTTACTAAGCCTCTCAATTTATCAATTTTGTCTATTATTGAAGAATTCATATCGTATTTTATTCCAATTTCAACGTCTTTAAAATCAAAATCATTAATATACGAAACTGCTTTTCTTCCATTTATTACCATATTGTAATAAACGGAGTAATTATATACAGGTCTTTTGTAGATAATTTTTTTCATAGAATTAGTAAGCTTACTCTTATCAAGTTTTTCAATATTTATTATGATATCATTTTCAGTTTCATTATAAATAGTATACAACGAGTTATAGTTAAATTCTAAATAAGTATTATTAGTTTCAACATACAATGATTTGACATTATAATTTAAAATTTTGTTAATAGAATTATGATCTAAAACTATTTTTATACATTCGCTTTTTAGACTTCCTTGATTGTTAACAAGTCTAATTTTTAACGAAATATCTCTAACTTTTTTGCTTGACATAAATTTATTTGCCTTGTTCAATGCGTTTGATATTATATTTTTTGATACACTAATACCATTGCTTATTTTAATATCATCAACCGGTACTATATCTATACATGCAATCAAAGGTTTAAGCCTTTCATCTGCATTTTCAAAGCTAATTTTATAATATAGATTATCTGTATTAGCAGGAATCACTGAAATTGAAAACTTTTCTATATTTGAGCATGGGCTATAACCAAATAAAGTACTACCTTTATATATAATTTCAACATAATAATCCCCAACTTGCAAAGGTGCGTTTTCTAGTTTTTTTCCAATAATATTTCCATCACGTTCGTAGAAATTAACTTCACATTTAGGTAGGTTGATTATTTTACCACTTAATTCACTATATTCCTTTATGTAATAACTGATATTAGGTACTTTTTCATTGTATTCAAAAATATTTAATGTTGGCATATCAAAAAATATTTTTGTTTTTGCACCAATTCTTATAGTATTGTCGTTGAAAACATATATACCATAGCTTTCTAGATCCGAATCATATATAAATTTTTCTATATCAAGATACTGTTCATCTTTTGCATAAACTAACAAAGTACTTAATGTTCTTTTAGACGAAGAAATACCTATTGTTCCATCTATTTTACCTACAATATTTATATAGGTGTTCTCCAAATAAACATTTTCATTGTCTATATTATCAATAATACTTATTTTTCCTTTTATAGCTAAAGATGCGCCAAATTTGACAAATACATTGCCTAATTTAATTGATTTATTACTAATTATTTTTCCACCAAATAAGTTTAAATCACCATTATCAATAAAAATTGCACCACCAAATGAACTACAGTTATTTTCTATAGAACCACCATACATATTTAAAATTCCATTTTGCACATATATAGCTCCTCCATACGATGTTACATTATGATTATTTTGAATTTTAACACCATCATATAAATTAATAATCCCATGACTGAGCTTTATCAATGCTTCTTCTGATTTTATTGAGTTATTGACAGACAAATTACTATCATCCCATTCTGCTCCTCCATCAATAACTAAAGCATTTCCATCTCCCATACCACCAATTTTTCCAAAAGTTAAGGTACTAAATTTTTCGGTTTCAAATAAAGCACCCCAAAATACTGTGTTTTGTGTATCCTTATTTATTTGTCTGTAAATTTTTCTATTGCCTTTAGCTACAACTTGAATATTCTTATAAGGATTAACTTTCAATGTTTCATCTACATAACAATCCCTTATTATGCTAATAATTGCGTTATCAATGTTATCCTTCTCATTAATATAATTAATAGCATCACCTAGTGTACAAAACTCTTTAGTACTTTCTTCATTATTAATTTGAAGAATAACTACTGTTTTTTCAGTAATAGTTTTCTCATCAGCATAAATATTTAAGATACCGCTAAGTATAGTTATAGTAAGAAAAAAACCAATGATTTTAATAATTAATTTCATCTAAATACCACCTATCACAATAATTTATTATATGTAACAAACTTATCATATAATAATTGTAAAATATTGTAATAAACAAGAAATAAAAAAAATAGTTGCATATTTCGTGCAACTAAAATCGACTATAATTATTTTTTTATGATTTTACTTGATATGTAACTACTTAATAATGCAAGACCTCCATAAATTAGAGCATAAGATAATGCTGAATCATCATAGAATAAAAAAGCTGTAGGAACAAATAACACACCTACTGTGATAGGATATAAAATATTAAATCCGTATTTAGAACCACACACAAAAGCTTCGGCTATGGTTAACATTGGAAATATTAACGTTAATAACATTACTAAGTGGTTCTGATTACTTGAAATAAGTGGCAATATATAAAATGGCAATATATTAGCGGCTAAGTAAGGTAGCATCTTTTTTAACTTTTCCATAGTATCTCCTTAAATTATATAATGAAAACATTTTACTATATCCTAGTCATAATTTCAATATAATTTTATTTTATTTAAAATTCGCAAAAAAAACTAGGCGAACTCATTACCTAGTTTTTACTCATTTTTAAATCCATCTACATACTCTTGACCTAATTCTTCCATTATCTCAAATGCTTTAATTAATTTTTTACCCTTATCTTCTGTTAAATAGTATTCTACTTTAAAAGGTTCGTTAACAAAGTTTTTTTTACCTACTAAACCATATAATCTTAGCTCGTTCAGTTGTTCTAATAGCATTTTTTCACTAATTCCTTTTATACTCCTTTTCAATTGAAAAGTTGTGGCGCCTGATCTAAATCTAAGTTGCCAAAGAATAACTGTTTTCCATTTACCTTTTAAAATATCATGTACATATTCTAAAGGATTGATACTGTTTTCACTTGCTTTCATTGTAGATTTCTCCTATTTCATATATGAAACCACATAATTATTAAAACAATAATTTTTTAGGTATCTTACATAATTAAACTTAGAATATTATTATACCACCAGTTATAAAAATTATAACTTTAAATGATAATTTATATTTTGCATAATAATTTACTTCGAAATTCCATTTATAAACTTTTAACTATTTTTACTACTCTACTAGTACCTAGTCTATCAGCACCAAGTTCAATAAATTTTTCAGCATCTTCTAATGTTTTAATTCCACCAGCAGCTTTTACTTTTACATCTTTTCCAACATGGTTACGCATCAATTTAACTGCATCAAAAGTTGCTCCACTTGTTGAAAATCCAGTAGAAGTTTTGATATATTCTGCATTAGATTTAGTAACAATTTCACACATTTTAATTATTTCTTCATCTGTTAGCAAACATGTTTCAATTATTACCTTTAACAATTTTCCATTGCATGCTTCTTTAATTTGATTAATTTCAACAAGTATTTCATCATATTTTTTATCTTTTAACATTCCTATATTTATAACCATATCTATTTCGTCAGCACCATTATGAACAGCATCCTTAGTTTCAAAAACTTTTGTTGATGTCGTCATATATCCATTTGGAAAACCAATTACAGTACATATAGGTAATTCATCAACTACATAATCCTTAGCTTGTTTTACAAAATATGGAGGAATACAAACTGAAGCAGTTTTATATTTCATTCCATCATCACACAATGCTTTGATTTCATCCCAAGTAGATGTTTGAGCAAGTAATGTATGGTCTACAATTTTTAAAATGTTATCATATTTCATTTCATTCACCCTTTATTATTTATTAGATTTATCTTCTTTAATTAAAATTCTTAAAGCCTCAATTCCTACCTTTATAGCAGAGTCCGTATCATGAACTATTGGATTATCTAATCCCTTTTTTTGTCTTTCTTGATTAGCAACAACTAAAAAATTCGAACCTACCCTTACCCTTTTATGAGCACCAACAATAAAAAGAGCAGCTGATTCCATCTCTGAAGCTAAGCATCCCATTCTTAACCATGCATCCCATTTGTTCATAAGCTCATAGCTAACAGGCTTAGTTTCTGGTTCATGCTGTCCATAAAAAGCATCCTTACATTCCACTACACCTGTATGATAATTATAATTTAAATTTTTAGCAGCTTTAACAAGTGCATTTGTTACATTTAAATTTGAAACTGCAGGAAACTCTATTGGGGCATATTCTTTAGAAGTTCCTTCCATACGAATTGCTCCAGTAGCAACAACTATATCTCCACCTTTAACATTTATGTCCATACCTCCACATGTTCCAACTCTAATAAAAGTATCAGCACCACAATTAACAAGCTCCTCTAAAGCTATGGAAGCTGATGGTCCACCAATTCCTGTTGAAGTAACACTAACCTTTTCTCCATCTAAAAATCCTGTATATGTTATATATTCTCTATTATCAGCAATTAATTTTGCATCTTCAAAATATGCTGCGATTTTTTTACATCTCTTAGGGTCACCAGGCATAATAACATATCTTCCAACATCACCTTTTTTGATAACTAAATGATACTGTAAACCTTCTTCTCCCGAATATTTTTGCATTTTATATCTCCTTTCAAAATTGTATAAAAAAGCTGTGTATTTGTATATTACAACAAAAATTTTATTATGTCAATTTTATATAACTAGTATATTATTCATATAGTTTACTAAAATAAATCATATTATCTACATAATTATAAAAGTTTTAAAATAAATGAAGAATGAGCTAAACAATAGCTTTAAAATATTAAACATTATTGTCAAACAAACATAAAGTGGAAAAATATAGATGACAAAGATAAAGAGAAATACATATTTTCAATTTTTGGGACTACAAAACAATATCATATTAATTACATGTATAATTTGCTATGAACATCTGCCTATATTCAACTTATTTCAACATTTATTATCATTATTTAACAAATATATATTATTTTTACTATTTATGTTTATTTTATAACTAAATTATAGTATAATAATAAGGAAAATATTTTAAATTACACAAGGAGAAAACATTATGAAAAATAGCTACAATTTTATTTTAAAAGAAAAAAAATTTGTAAAAGATGTAAATTCTGAAGTATATGAATATGAACATCAAAAAACAAAAACTAAGCTAATATTTGTTAAAAATGATGATACAAATAAAGCTTTTACTGTAGGATTTAAAACTATTCCAAATGACAGCACAGGTGTAGCACATATAATTGAACATAGTGTATTATGCGGATCAGAAAAATACCCTATCAAAGAGCCTTTTGTTGAGTTAATGAAAAGTTCTTTAAATACTTTTTTAAATGCTATGACTTTTTCTGAAAAAACTTTATATCCATTTTCTAGTCAAAATGAAGAAGATTATATGAATATTTTAAGTATTTATTTGGACGCTGCTTTCAAACCAAGTATCACAAAAATCAAAGAAATATTTATGCAAGAAGGATGGCACTATGAATTAAATGATAAAAATGATAAATTATCTATAAATGGCGTTGTTTATAACGAAATGAAAGGTGCATTCTCATCTCCAATGGAAATTTTGAACGAATCTGTTAATCAATCACTTTTTGACAATTGTTATAAATATTGCTCAGGTGGAGATCCAGATGTTATACCAACTCTTACATATGAAAACTTCATTAAGTTTTATAATACATTTTACCATCCATCAAATTCGTTAATGTATGTTTACGGAGATTGTGATATAGATAAAATAATGAAATTTATAGATGATAACTATTTATCTAAATATGATTATTTGGAAGTAGATTCTTCAATTAAATTTGTTGAACCATTTAAAAAAGAAAAAACATTGTCTGTCCCTTACTCAATAAATGATGAAGATTCAGAAAAACAAAAAACATTTCACTCTATAAATTATGTAACTTCAGTAGCTAGTGATGAAGAAACTTGCTTAGCAATGGATATTTTGCAAGATGTTATAGTTAATTCTGATTCATCTATCATTAAGAAAAAGCTTTTGGAAAATAATTTATGTGGTAATGTTAAAGCACAATTTGATAATTATACAATGCAACCTACATTTAGTATCATAGCTCAAAATACTGATGTCGAAAACATTGATAAAATCAATGAAATTGTTGAAAGTACACTTAAAGAACTTGCATTTAATGGTATAGATAAAAAGTTTCTTGAAGCTTGTATAACAAAAGCTGAATTCGACTTAAAACAGGATATTTCTAATAATAGCTTTAAAGGAATTGAACTTGGAATTAAGCTATATAATCGTTGGTCTTTTATAGATAATCCTGTTGAAGTATTATATTTTGAAGATAGAATCAAAAAAATGTATTCTTGGCTTGATAATAAAGGTTTTGAAAAATTAATAGAAAAATATTTTATCAATAATAATCATAAAT contains these protein-coding regions:
- the udp gene encoding uridine phosphorylase, encoding MQKYSGEEGLQYHLVIKKGDVGRYVIMPGDPKRCKKIAAYFEDAKLIADNREYITYTGFLDGEKVSVTSTGIGGPSASIALEELVNCGADTFIRVGTCGGMDINVKGGDIVVATGAIRMEGTSKEYAPIEFPAVSNLNVTNALVKAAKNLNYNYHTGVVECKDAFYGQHEPETKPVSYELMNKWDAWLRMGCLASEMESAALFIVGAHKRVRVGSNFLVVANQERQKKGLDNPIVHDTDSAIKVGIEALRILIKEDKSNK